The nucleotide window CACCCCGAATTTCTGCGCCACTGCCGCCTCGTGGCGGAACTGACCGAACAGCAGCGATCCGAGACCCTCGGCGGTCGCGGCCAGCAGCATCGCCATCACCCCGGCTCCGCCGTCCACCCACCAGTACGGCACCGTCCATGCGGCGACGTCGTCGCCGAGGCCGCTGTGTCGCTTGTCGGATTCGCTGTAGCGCTCGAGGTAGGCCTCAGGCCGCACCGCGGGGATCGCCAGCACCGGTGCCCGAAGCAACCCGGGCCACGGGAAGCGATCACGCCGTGAGACCGGCAAGGTCACGTCCCAGTATCGGCCGACCTCGTCGGGCCCGTTCAACACCAGCCACTCCAACGACGCCGAATTGCCCGCGCTCGGGCCGCGCAGCGAGGCGCTCAGAACCCGATCGAGGAGTTCGTCGTCGATGGGGTCGCTGCGATAGGACCGACAGGAACGCCGAGCGGCCAGCGCCTCGGCAAGGTCCATAAATCAGCCGTTGTACTTGAGCAGGTCCTCGGCGAGGATCCAGCCGAAGGCGATCAGGCAGTCGCCGTTCGCGGCCTTGAGTCCGTTGAAGAACTCGACATAGCCCGCCTCGTGCTTTTCGGGCTTGAGCGACTCGTGGTCGAACACGACCGCCGCGGTGCCCGAACCCGTCACGACGAAGGCCTTGTCGTCGTAGTTCGCGTCGACGCCGAACCGCTTGGCGAGACGTCGCCCCCACGCACGCTCCTCACCACTGGCCTTGTGGTCGGGGCGGGGGGTGATGTCGTTGAGCGCCTTGAACGCGTCGTAGCCGTCGACCGAAGCCAACCGGGTACCGACGAGAACGTCCTCGTCGGGGAACGCCATCAGCGCTCGCCGGTAGTTTTCGCTCATGATCGACCGCACGACCTGATCGCGTTTGGCGTTGCGACGGATGTGCGCGAGCCCGACGATGATGGCCGGCGTGCCGCCGATGCGCTCGAGCGTGGAAAACGAGTAGCCGCGAAGGTGGCCACCTTCACGAATCTGGGTCACGAGCACCCACGAGTCACGCTGGCACCCGATCACCTCGAGATCGAAGTTGGCGCCGGCCTCGGCACACAGATCTGCCATTTCCGCCAGCTCCTCGTCGGTCAGCTGGCTGCAGTCTTTCGTGCTGACGTCGAACGCCATGGAACCCCTCACCTCAATCGGAACGTCAAAAACCGGTGTCACCAGTTCAGCGCCCTATCTTACTTGGGTCAAACCGGGCCCCATGCCGCGGGGGCCGACCCGCGTCTCACACGATGATCGCCTCGGCGCCGAGCAGCACCCGCAACTCGCCCACCAGCCCGGAGTCGATGTCGACGCCGAACGCGTCGGGCAGGCGCAGCACCTGGCGGGCGCCGATGTGCAAGAAGACCTCGGACTCGCCCGGAAACTCCTGAAACAGCGTGTGGAGGCGCCCGATGTTGTCGTCGGACAGCTGATTGGGATTCACCTGGATCCGAAGCGGCGGCGCGCCCTCCACCATCGGTTCGAACAACTCGATGTCGCGCGGGATGAGCTTGGGCTGATCGTCTCGCTTGTCGACCCGACCGGTCACCAACACCACCGCGTCGTCGACGAGTTTGTGCCCGTGATCGGCCATCGACTTGGGAAACACCATGCATTCCACCGAGGTCTGGAGATCCTCGAGGTTGAACACGGCCATCAGGTCGCCCTTTTTGGTCCATTTGCGCTGCAGGCCGGTGATGACACCGCCGACGGTGCGCATCGCCCCGTCCTCGAGTTCGGCGAGGTCGATCAGCCCGCAATCGACCTTCTTGGCGAGCGAACGTTCGGCCCCCAACAGCGGATGGTCCGACACATACAGCCCCAACATCTCCTTTTCGAACGCCAGCCGCTCCTTCTTGTCGAACTCGACGTCGGGCACCCGGGGCAACTCGTTGAACGAGGTCTCGGTGTCCTCCACCTCGCCGAAGAGGCTCATGACCCCCATGTCGCGTTCCTTGCGCCGCGCGACGGTCTGATCGATGACCTGCTCGTAGACCGACAGCAGCCCCTGTCGGGGATGTCCGCAACTGTCGAAGGCGCCGGCCTTGATGAGCGACTCGACCGTGCGCTTGTTCAGCACGGTCATGTCGACGCGTTCGCAGAAGTCGTAGAAATCGACGTAGGCGCCGTTGTCGCGACGCTCACGCACGATGTGTTCCACGAGCGCCTCGCCCACGCCACGAATGCCCGAAAGCCCAAAGGAGATCTCGAGCGACTCCTTCGACGCGCCGGCGCCATCGCCCGACTCTTCGTTCAGGTAGGGCACGAAATCGACATCGGAGCGGTTCACGTCGGGCACCGTGACGGTGATGCCCATCACCCGACATTCGGCGAGATACACCGCCGCCTTTTCCAGCGAGCTCTTCACCGAGGTCAGCAACGCGGACAGGTACTCGGCGGGGAAGTTCGCCTTGAGATAGGCGGTCTGATAGGCGATGAAGCCGTAGCCGTAACTGTGGCTCTTGTTGAACGCGTAGTCGGCGAAGCGTTCGATGATGTCGAACAGTTCGGTGCCGAGCTTTTCGCCGTACCCGGTGTTGACGACCCCCTCGACGAACCCCGCCCGCTCCTTGGCCATCAGCTCGCGGATTTTCTTTCCGCACGCCTTGCGCAGGTTGTCGGCCTCGGCGAGGGAATAGCCCGCGAACTTCTGCGCGACGCGCATCACCGATTCCTGATAGATCATCAGGCCGTAGGTGTCGCCGAGCAGGTCCTCCGCGTCGGGGTGGAAATACGACACCGCCTTACGCCCGTTCTTGATGTCGGCGTAGTCGTTGTGCATGTTCACCGACATGGGCCCGGGGCGATACAGCGCCACCAGCGCGGCCACATCTTCGAACTTGTCGGGCGCCAACGAGCGCACGAGCGCGCGCATGGCGGTGCCCTCGAGTTGGAACACCCCGATGGTGTCACCCCGACCCAACAGTTCGTAGGTCTTGGCATCTTCCAACGACACGTTGTCGATGTCGAGGTCGATGCCGCGTTTGGTCGAGATCAACTCCAACGCGTCGCTGATGACGTCGAGGTTGCGCAACCCCAGGAAGTCCATCTTCAACAACCCGAGCGACTCGACCCCACCCATTTCGTACTGGGTGACGACCGGCGACTCCTCGATCGGCTTGCCCGACTCGGGCTTGCGCTGAATCGGCAGATAGGTCGTGAGCGGATCCTTGGTGATCACCACCGCAGCCGCGTGGATGCCGTCGCTTCGGCGCAGCCCCTCGAGCCCCTTGGCGACGTCGATCACCGCTTTCACGTCGGGTTCGGCCTCATACATGGCACGAAGCTCGGCCGCCATGGCGTAACCCTCTTCGTACTTCGGCTTTTTCTCGAGGCACGCGTCGAGGGGCGTATCGCGACCCATGATGAGCGGCGGCATCGCCTTGGCGACCTTGTCGCCCACCGCATAGGGGTACCCGAGCACCCGGGCCGCATCGCGAACCGCATTGCGGGCCTTGATCTGGGAGAAGGTCACGATCTGAGCGACGTGATCACGCCCGTACACCTCGGCCGCGTAGCGGATCATCTCGTCTCGGTACCGGGTGTCGAAGTCCATGTCGATGTCGGGCATCGAGATACGACTCGGGTTGAGGAACCGTTCGAACAGCAGGTCGTACTTAATCGGATCGAGGTCGGTGATCCACAGCGTGTAAGCCACCGCACAGCCCGCCGCAGAACCACGTCCCGGACCGACGCGGATCCCGTTGTCGCGGGCGTGTTTGATGAGGTCCCACGTGATGAGGAAGTACGAGCTGAAGCCCATGTCCGCGATGACCTTGAGCTCGTAGGCCAGGCGTTCCACGACGTTGTCGGGCAGCGGGTCGCCCCAGCGCAGGCGTGCGCCCTCGAAGGTCAGGTGGCGTAGATATTCGCTGTCGTCGGCAAAGCCTTCCGGCAACGGGAAGTTCGGCAGCAACGCGTCGCCGAATTCGATCTGAACATCCGCTCGCTCGGCGACCCACAGCGTGTTGTCGCACGCCACCTCCACCTCGCGAAACAGATACCGCATTTCCTCGGCGGTCTTGAGGTAGTGCTCGTCGCCGTGGAACCGGAACCGGTCTTTATCGCTGATCAGCGACCCGGTCTGGACACACAACAGCGCGTCGTGTGACACCGCGTCATCACGGTGCACATAGTGACTGTCGTTGGTCGCCAGCAACGGGGCCTGGATCTTCTTGGCGATCCTCAACAGGTCGGGATTGGTGCGGATCTGGTCGTCGATTCCGTGGTCCTGAATCTCCACGAACAGGTTGTCGCGACCGAAAATGTCCTGCAGGCGCGCCGCCTTTTCCACCGCCGCGTCGAACCCCTCGTTCATCAGCGACTGCAGCACATGGCCACCGAGGCACCCGGTGGTTGCGATGACGCCCTCGGCGTGGCTCTCCAACAACTCCCAATCGAGGCGAGGCTTGTAGTAGTACCCCTCCATGAAGGCCCGGCTGGAGAGCTGGATGAGGTTCTTGTAGCCCGTGTTGTTCTCGGCGAGCAACGTCAGGTGGTAGTAGAGCTTCTTGCCCCCCTCGACATCGCCGCCGGAGTCGTCGTCCTTCTTCGAACGGCGCGACGGACGTTCGTGACGCGAGTCGTGGGCCATGTAGGCCTCGAAACCGATGATCGGCTTCACCCCGACCTTGTTGCACGCCTTGTAGAAGTCGAGCACCCCGTACATGTTGCCGTGATCGGTGATCCCGATCGCCGGCTGACCGTCCTGCGCTGCGGCCGCGACCCCGTCGGAAATGCGCGCCGCCCCATCGAGCATCGAGTACTCGGTGTGCTGATGAAGATGAACGAACGAGTCACCCATGTGCGGATCAGATGTAGCCCGGGCCGCCTGCCGGCCGCCCATCGGCCGACCACCCGTCGACCGGGCGCCCGCCCGACCCCGGCATGGACATCTGACCGCCCTGGCCCGGTTGCGCTGCGCCCGGAGGCAGCTGCCCACGCATCTGCATTTCGATCTGATTGCGCGCCGCAAGCTGCTGGGCCATCAAGCTGGCCTGGATGCCGTGGAACAGGCCCTCGAGCCAACCGACGAGCTGGGCCTTGGCGATGCGCAACTGTGCCTCGGTCGGCACGCTGTCCTCGCCGAAGTCGAGCGTGAGGCGGTCGAGTTCCTCGCCCAGCTCCGAGGACATGGCGGAGCGCAACTCGGCGATCGAGTTCTCGTAGATGTCGCGAAGCTGCTCTCGCGCCGGCTCGTCGAGGCTGGTGGTGTGGACCTCGTCGAGAAGCTGCTTGATCATTCCGCCGATACGGATCAGCTTCGCCGGCGACTCGATCTCGGCCTCGTCGTCGGCCTCGTCGCCGGGCGCCGCGGCCGCCGAGTCGCCCTCGGCCCCGTTCGACGACACCGAACCGCCGGCGTGTGCGTGGCCGCCGGCCGAGGCCTCAGGCGGGACGCCGTCCGACACGACGTCGGGAGACAACAACTCGGGTTCGCGAGACTCAGGCATGGTCCCGATGTTAGCCACCACCCCCGACAGCCTCGTCGTGCACCATCGGAAGTGCCGGAGGTGAATCTCAGGTGCGATGCACCAGCAGTGGAACGTACATCTCGGGCGCCGTGAGCGAGCCGTGCCGGCCCTTCAGATCGTACGGGCCGGTGTCGGTCGGCTCTTCGAAGGCCACCGGTTCGAACGGAACGATCGCGACGTCGCCCAGCCTCGACGCCGCGGCGGCGGTGACCGTCGGACCGAACCACCCCTCCTCGATGCACTGCTGGCGGCTGCGCACCCAGGCCACGTCGCTGTGGTGTGCGAGCGCCGCCTCATAGAGGTCCTCCGCAGCGCCGGGCATCGCGTGCAGCCATCGAAAACGCGCTTCGCCCGATTGGAAATCGACGTGGCTGAGCACCTCGGGTGCCGGGCGGACCTTGTCGGGGCAGTCGATGTGGCCGTGATCCGCGGTGATCACCAATGCGGCGCACTTCGGCATGACCGAAATGAGATACCTCAAGATGCCGTCGACCGCGACGAGTTCGGCGTCGTAGTGCTCGTCGAGACCGTATTCATGCGCGACCTTGTCGATGCCGTCGTAATACACGTAGATGAACGGCTCGCCGCGCTTGGCCAGATGCGCCACCTCGATGGCCATCGTGGAGGGCATTCGATACCCCATATGACGGGCATTGTGCAGGTGCGCGGCGGTGAAACCGGAGTGTTCGAACTCGGCACGCACCACGATCGGCGGACGCTGCGACATGAACGGATCGTGGGGATTGATGGTTCTCGGCGGAATCGCACCGCGGGCATCGCCGCGATGAGTCGTCCAACGCAACACGTTCAACACGTCGCGATCGATGGCGATTCGGTACCCGATCACACCGTGTTCGCCGGGCGTCAACCCCGTCGTGATCGAGGTCAGCGCCGTCGCGGTGGTCGACGGGGCAACGGTGGTGATCGGCATCGCCTCGAACTGCGCCAGCGTGGGCAACAACGACAGACGCTGTTGCATCTGTTCCCAGCCGAGTCCGTCGAGCACCAGCACGATCGTCGTGTCGGCATCGATCGCGCCGCGAGGCATCCAGGAGGGAGCCTCCTCTGGATCGCCCAGGACGGCCGGGATGATTCCGGCGTTGCATGCCCCGCCGTAGTCGGGAAGCACGGGTTGTGGAATGGAGTCGCTCGTCACTGACCCCCACGGTAGTGCCGCCGGCGCCGACACGGACACCGACTGCGCACCCTCTCCGCATCGGCGCCGACACCCGCTTGCCACGCTTCGGCCTACGATTGGCGCCGTGAAGGTTTCCACCCGCGGCGACTACGCCTCACGAGCACTGCTGTCGCTCGCGCTCCACGAGTCCGACGGTCCGACCTCGGTGCGCGATATCGCCGAGCGCACCGGCCTGCCGCAGCCGTATCTCGAACAGATCCTCCTGGCGCTGAAGGGCGCCGGCCTCGTTCGTTCCAAGCGTGGCGTCGGCGGCGGCTATGTGCTCGCCCGTCCGCCCGAGGAGATCACCCTCGCCGAGGTCGTGAGCGCCGTCGACGGTCCGATTCAGGCGGGCGATTTCGGCAAACCCCACACCAACGGCTCATGTGACCACGAAGGGCAGTGCGTGTTGTTGGCGATCTGGGGAGACGTCGGCGACAAGATGCAACAGGCGCTCACCGCCTACACCCTCGCCGACATCTCGGCCATCAGCGCAGGCGATCGCCCCTGGCCGGAATCCGCCGGCACCTGAGGCCGCCGCTGCGTCGGCTCGGCCGGGGCCTCACCCCTCGAGCGGTTGCCCATCGGCGTCATATCCCTCGAACGGATCGGGGAGTTCCTCGACGGGGGCGTCGGTGAGCCACGACAGCGTGCCCAGAAGCGCTCCGAGGTCCTCGGCGAGTTCGCTGTGGAACTCGACGTCGTCACCGGTGCTCGGGTGGGTGAACAGCAGCCGACGAGCGTGGAGGAACGGTCGGGTGATGCCCAACAGTGGGCGGCGCCCGCCGTAGACGTCGTCGCCGGCGACCGGATGGCCGATGCTGCGCAGGTGGACCCGAATCTGGTGGGTTCGACCGGTTTCGAGCCGGAGGCGCAAACGGGTCATCGGCTGCGGATCGTTGAACTGCTCGATGACCTCGTAGTGGGTTCTGGCGAAGCGGCCATCGGCGCTGACGGTCATGAGCAACGGATTGCGCCGGGATCGCCCGACGGGGGCATCGATCGTGCCGGTGGCGGGTTCGACCAGCCCCCACACCAACGCCTCATATTCTCGTTCGACCGCGTGGGTTGCGAGTTGCTCGACGAGGTCGTCGTAGGCCTGCGGTGTCCGAGCGACGACCATGAGCCCCGACGTGCCCTTGTCGAGGCGGTGCACGATTCCCGGCCGGTGGCGCTCCCCCACGTCTTCAAGTTCAGCGAAGCGGGCCAGCAGGCCATTGACCATCGTGAGTTCGTCGTGGCCCGCTCCGGGATGCACGATCATGCCCGCGGGCTTGTCGATGACGATGACCGACTCATCCGCGTAGACGACCGGGACCTCGACCGAGGCGTCGGCCACCGGCGGTTGCTCGGCGATGTGGGGATCCTCACTGACAATGACGATCTGATCGGTGCGCACCCTCGCCGAGGGTTTCGTGATGACCTTGTCGTCGATTCGCACGGTCTGGGCGGCGATCGCTGCGGCCGATTCCGCCCGGGTACACCCGGTGAGCATCGCGACGACCCGGTCGATTCGCTCGCCCGAGAGCGCTGGCGGGATGACTTCGGAAATCACGGCTCGGTGCTGGGTTCCGGCTCGGTGCTGGGTTCCGGCGCTTCTTCGGGAGCGCGCCAGACGGCCACCGCCAGGAGAAAGCCACCGACGACGACCGCCATGTCGGCGACGTTGAAGGTCGCCCAGTAGCGGCTGTAGATGAAGTCCACCACTGCGCCGCCCATGAAACCGCGGTCGAGCGTTCCGGGCGCAGCCGGGCGCAATCCCCGGTCGATGAGGTTGCCGAGGGCTCCTCCGACGATCGCTCCCATGACGAGGCGCTGCGCGAGCGAGACATTGCGCGAGAACACCGCGAGGGTCACGATCACCGACACGACCACGATCGAGATGAGCGCGCCGGACCCCCAGCCGATGCTGAACGCCATCCCCTCGTTGAACGCCAGGCAAAAGCCGAGCGCCGGACGCTCGACCAACGAATTGCAGCGATCGAGACCGCTGAAGATCCAGTCGCCGTTCGCCCAGGCCTTGGTGATCTGATCGATCACCAAAACGCCGAGCGCTATGGCGATCATCGGCAGGTAGGTACGCAGACCTCGGTGCGACGGCGCCGACGCCGTGGCCGAAGTCGTCGTCGACGCGACGACGTTGCCGTCGGAGGAGTTCACGTCCGGAGACTACAGACGGCCGAAGCCGCCGACCTTGTATTCGACCCGCTCGGTCGCCCACGGAATCGCCTTGAGGCGCTCCTCGGGAATCGCCAGGCCGGAGGCGGCACAGATGCCGTAGGTCTTGTTGGCGATGCGTTCGAGCGCAGCGTCGATTTCCTCGACCGTCGATCGGGCACGCGCTGCCAGCTCGAGGTCCTGGTCGCGGGCCACCGCCAAGGTGTCGCCCTCACCGGACTCTTCGTCGAATTGCACGTCGCCGGGTTCACGATTCGCGGTCAGCGACTGTGCCTCTTCGAACAGGACCTCGGCTTGACGCGAGTAGGTCGCTCGCTCGTCGAGCAGCATCGCCTTTTGCGACTCCAGGAACTTGGCGTCGTAGGGCGATGTGGTCAGGCGGGGCTCGGGATTCGCACCCGGACGAGGAAGCGAGCCCAACACCGACCTGACCGGAGAGACCGGCGGGGCCGTCTTTGCCGGTGCCTTGGCCGTCGCGGCCGTCTTTGCGGCCGTCTTCGCCGGCGCCTTCTTGGCCGGGGCCTTCGCCGTCGCGGCCTTCTTTGCCGGAGCCTTGGCCGGGGCCTTCGCCGTCGCGGCCTTCTTTGCAGGTGCCTTGGCCGGGGCCTTCGCCTTCGCCGGAGACTTGGTCGCCGCCTTCGCCGGAGCCTTCTTGGCCGGAGCCTTCTTTGCGGCGGGAGCCTTGGCCGGAGCCTTCTTGGCCGGAGCCTTCTTTGCGGCGGGAGCCTTGGCCGGAGCCTTCTTGGCCGGAGCCGCCTTCTTCGCCGATGTCGCTGCCTTGGACGTCGTCGCCTTCTTCGCTGGCATGCTCCCCCTTCAGTCTCGGAACCTGACAAGCCACCTGCGTCGTTCGCCGGTCGGCCAGGATGCTGACTCGAAAGCGAAGATGCGCGGGCGGCAGCATAGACGCCCCGCAGACGGTTTGCGACTCATCTCCTCGCAGCCAGGTGATTCATCGCCCGGCCCAACGGCTATCGACGACGGCCGAAGCGACGCGTCTGACGCTCGTCGTCGCCGCCGAAGAACCGCTCCATCGCCTCGTCCTCGCCGCCATCGGAGACGGCGAGCGCCTCGTGAAGGTCCTGGGCGTAGCGATCCTCACCGATCTCGGGCAGACCGACCGCGGCCACGGGTTCGTCGCCCGCGAAGGCGTCGACGCCGTAGTCGGGCTGCGGCTCGGGGGTGAACCCGTCGGAAGTCATCGACAACCCGCTGACCTCGCGCCAGCTCCCGGGGGCCCATGGATCGCTCGCACCCTGGCTCTGGGGCTCCGACGGGGACTCCCATCCCTCATCGAAACCCGTATCGAACCCGGCATGGTCAACCGGCGACGCAGCGGGGCTGTCCTCTCCGAACGCCTCGGCGGCCGGAAGTGGGCTGGGGGTGTCGAAGTCGACCGGGTCGGTCTCGACGACGAACGAACCGGGATCGACACTCGCCGACTCCGCCTCCGGATCGAGATACTGCAACGGAACCGGCGCACCGGCATCGGTGCCATAGGCACCCGATTCCGCCTCGGCGCTCTCGGCCGAATCGAAGGTGTCGGCGATCGCCGGCGCAGGCTGCGCCTCGCCAGGTTCCGCAGCAACTACCGGATCGGAGACGGAGGACCCGGTTTCGGCACTCGCCAGGAAGGTTGGGCTCTGCGGGGAGGAAGCGCCGCCGGTGCCCGTGTCGACGGCCGTATCGGTAGCCGTGTCGCGGAACTGCGCAGGCGCCGGAAGCTCGATTCCGGGCAGCGGCGGACGAAGCATCCGCTCGGGGCTGTCGAGCGCCGCGGTGATGTGATCGACCAGCCCGCTCAACGCAGCGCGGTACTCCTCCACCCGCGTCTCGATGGCGGCGAGTTGGGTGACGCTTGAGGCCCGCTCCGAATCGAGCGTTGCGATCTCCGCGAGCACCTCGTCGCGCCGAGCGCCATACTCGCGTGCGGCCTGCTCGGACGCCTCCTGAGTCATCTGGTCGGCCGACGCCCGTGCGGCGCTGACCACGCGGTCCGCCTCGACTCGAGCATCGCGGGTGATCCTGTCGGCGTTGGTGGTCGCGTCGGCCACGAGCTTGGCCGCATCGGACTTGGCCTCCGCAACCGCGCGCTCCGCAGTCTGCGACGCCAACATCAGGGTCCGCGCCGCCTCGGCAGCGGTCGCCTCGTCGGATACCGACGAAGGGCTCGGCGCAACCACGGCCTGCGCCGGCACCGCCGCCGCAGCCTGCGCTGCACTCAACGCCTCGCGAAGGCGCACGATCTCCTGTTCGGCCGAACCGGCACGTGCGAGCGCATCGTCGCGTTCCAACCCAAGTGCGTCGAGCTGACCGCTCAGCTGGAGCAGGTACGCGTCGACCTCATCGATGTCATAGCCGCGGAACTTCTCGTTGAAGTCATACGGAAGTCGCTGTGGAGTCTGGTCCATGCCCGCATGCTAGCGACGTGGTCGACAAAACCGGCGCACGCCGAGCCGATTTCGTGGCGAGGTGCCGTCGTGGGCACCCACGGCCATTCAGTCGTCGAGAATGCCGCGCTCGCGAAGGCGACGACGCTCCTCGCTCGACAGTTCGACGTCGGCTGGAGTCAGCAGGTACACCGATGCCGCCAGCCGTTCGACCGAGCCTCCGAGGCCATACGCCACACCACTCGAGAAATCGAGCATCCGGCGTGCCAACCCACGATCGAGTTCGTTCAGAATCACGATCACCGGCTGATTCTTCTTGAAGTGGTCGCCAACCTCTTGGGCGTCGTTGAACGAGCTCGGGGTCACCGTGTGCGGACGGGCGCTGGCGGGAGTTGCCGGGATGGGCCGAACGGCGCTGGAGCGCGGACGGACCGGCTCGGCCGACGTGGTGGTGCGAGCCGCGGTGGGCAACACCCGAACCGCCGACGGTTCGGCCGAATCGCCCCAGTCGTCATCGGGCTCGACGCGGCTCGACGCCGCTCGCTGCGACGGCCCACGCGCCCCGCCGGAACGAGGACCGGCGCCGCGTTGGGCAGGGTTGGGAACCGCTCGCACCACCGGGTTCGAAGGCGCCGGCGCGACCTGAGGCTCGTCGTAGTAGACGTCGTCATCGTCGTAATCGTCGTAGTCGTCGTAGCCGTCATAGCCGTCATCGGGACCCAGCCCCAGCCATGACATTCCCTTGCGCAGCATCCCCGACATCAACTCCTCCTCGGCAGGCGTCCACAGTCTTGCGCATTGAGGCGGCACACAAGCGGACCTGAGGGCCTACAACCTACTACGCAGTGTCGTGGTCGCCGGGTGCGGGCGTCGCTTCAGGTACTCCGAGGCGAATTGCTGCCGCCTGGCGGCGCGCCTCAGCGCGGCTCCGATGGGACGCGAACTGCGGTTCCCCGTTCACCGTCGAGGTCGCGGTACACCACGCGAATTCGTCCGAAATCTCGTCAACCCCGACACCGGCGAGCGCGACTCTGGCGGCCGCGACGACATCGAGCGCTGGACGGGATGCGACGGTGGCAGCGATCACCTCGGGACCGAACCGGAACGCCATCGTCGTCAGGTCGGCCTCGGAGAACTCGTAGTGCGGCGCCGAAATACAGGGTCCGATCCACGCTCGAATCGCTCCCGCGCCGAGCTCGCGCATCGACTCAACCGTGCGTTCGATGATGCCCTCATACAGTCCGCGCCAACCTGCGTGGGCTGCGGCGACCACCTCGGCACCGTCGACCGATGCGAACAGGACCGGCACGCAGTCCGCGCTCTGCACCGCGACCACCACTCCGGGAACCGAGGTGACGAGCCCGTCGCCTTCGGCGCCGAGATGGTCACCCGGCGCGTCGACGATCATCACGCGGTCGCCGTGGACCTGACGCAACGCAGTCCACGGCCCCGCCATCAGACGTTGCCGGGTACGCCCGAGGACACCGGCCTCGGAGTCGATGGCGAAGTCACCGTCGGCGGCCTCGGAGAACGCGAGGCTGACCGGCTGGCGCCCCGGTGATTCAAACGTCGCCCGAAGGGCCACGGGCTACTTCAGGAACGAGGGGATGTCGAACTCGGTCTCGTCGTCGTCATCGTCGTCACCGAACACATCTGCGATGGGCGGCTCGGATTCGACAGAACGCGAACGCCGTTCGCTCAGGTTCGACGGAGCACGGCGCGTCGGAACCGCAGCCTTCGGATCTTCCCAGCGCTCGAATCCGGCGCCGATCACCGTCACCCGCACCTCGTCGCCCATGTCGTCGTCGATGGTGGTGCCGAAGATGATGTTGGCCTCGGCGTGAGCCACCTCGTGAACGACCGTCGCGGCCTCGTTCACCTCGTGCAGGGTGAGCGCGGAACCGCCGCAGATGTTCAACAAGATGCCGCGTGCGCCGTCGATCTCGCTTTCGAGCAGCGGCGAACTGATCGCCTGGCGCGCCGCCGCGGTGGCACGACCTTCGCCCGAGCCGTAACCGACACCCAGCAGCGCGGTGCCGGCCGCGCTCATGATCATCTTCACATCCGCGAAGTCGGTGTTGATCAGACCCGGGGTGGTGATGAGGTCGGTGATGCCTTGAA belongs to Microthrixaceae bacterium and includes:
- a CDS encoding nitroreductase family protein, giving the protein MDLAEALAARRSCRSYRSDPIDDELLDRVLSASLRGPSAGNSASLEWLVLNGPDEVGRYWDVTLPVSRRDRFPWPGLLRAPVLAIPAVRPEAYLERYSESDKRHSGLGDDVAAWTVPYWWVDGGAGVMAMLLAATAEGLGSLLFGQFRHEAAVAQKFGVPAHYRLLGTVALGWPDGGDRSSRSARRGRRELSGVTHRGVW
- the dnaE gene encoding DNA polymerase III subunit alpha, giving the protein MGDSFVHLHQHTEYSMLDGAARISDGVAAAAQDGQPAIGITDHGNMYGVLDFYKACNKVGVKPIIGFEAYMAHDSRHERPSRRSKKDDDSGGDVEGGKKLYYHLTLLAENNTGYKNLIQLSSRAFMEGYYYKPRLDWELLESHAEGVIATTGCLGGHVLQSLMNEGFDAAVEKAARLQDIFGRDNLFVEIQDHGIDDQIRTNPDLLRIAKKIQAPLLATNDSHYVHRDDAVSHDALLCVQTGSLISDKDRFRFHGDEHYLKTAEEMRYLFREVEVACDNTLWVAERADVQIEFGDALLPNFPLPEGFADDSEYLRHLTFEGARLRWGDPLPDNVVERLAYELKVIADMGFSSYFLITWDLIKHARDNGIRVGPGRGSAAGCAVAYTLWITDLDPIKYDLLFERFLNPSRISMPDIDMDFDTRYRDEMIRYAAEVYGRDHVAQIVTFSQIKARNAVRDAARVLGYPYAVGDKVAKAMPPLIMGRDTPLDACLEKKPKYEEGYAMAAELRAMYEAEPDVKAVIDVAKGLEGLRRSDGIHAAAVVITKDPLTTYLPIQRKPESGKPIEESPVVTQYEMGGVESLGLLKMDFLGLRNLDVISDALELISTKRGIDLDIDNVSLEDAKTYELLGRGDTIGVFQLEGTAMRALVRSLAPDKFEDVAALVALYRPGPMSVNMHNDYADIKNGRKAVSYFHPDAEDLLGDTYGLMIYQESVMRVAQKFAGYSLAEADNLRKACGKKIRELMAKERAGFVEGVVNTGYGEKLGTELFDIIERFADYAFNKSHSYGYGFIAYQTAYLKANFPAEYLSALLTSVKSSLEKAAVYLAECRVMGITVTVPDVNRSDVDFVPYLNEESGDGAGASKESLEISFGLSGIRGVGEALVEHIVRERRDNGAYVDFYDFCERVDMTVLNKRTVESLIKAGAFDSCGHPRQGLLSVYEQVIDQTVARRKERDMGVMSLFGEVEDTETSFNELPRVPDVEFDKKERLAFEKEMLGLYVSDHPLLGAERSLAKKVDCGLIDLAELEDGAMRTVGGVITGLQRKWTKKGDLMAVFNLEDLQTSVECMVFPKSMADHGHKLVDDAVVLVTGRVDKRDDQPKLIPRDIELFEPMVEGAPPLRIQVNPNQLSDDNIGRLHTLFQEFPGESEVFLHIGARQVLRLPDAFGVDIDSGLVGELRVLLGAEAIIV
- a CDS encoding alkaline phosphatase family protein, whose translation is MTSDSIPQPVLPDYGGACNAGIIPAVLGDPEEAPSWMPRGAIDADTTIVLVLDGLGWEQMQQRLSLLPTLAQFEAMPITTVAPSTTATALTSITTGLTPGEHGVIGYRIAIDRDVLNVLRWTTHRGDARGAIPPRTINPHDPFMSQRPPIVVRAEFEHSGFTAAHLHNARHMGYRMPSTMAIEVAHLAKRGEPFIYVYYDGIDKVAHEYGLDEHYDAELVAVDGILRYLISVMPKCAALVITADHGHIDCPDKVRPAPEVLSHVDFQSGEARFRWLHAMPGAAEDLYEAALAHHSDVAWVRSRQQCIEEGWFGPTVTAAAASRLGDVAIVPFEPVAFEEPTDTGPYDLKGRHGSLTAPEMYVPLLVHRT
- a CDS encoding Rrf2 family transcriptional regulator, whose translation is MKVSTRGDYASRALLSLALHESDGPTSVRDIAERTGLPQPYLEQILLALKGAGLVRSKRGVGGGYVLARPPEEITLAEVVSAVDGPIQAGDFGKPHTNGSCDHEGQCVLLAIWGDVGDKMQQALTAYTLADISAISAGDRPWPESAGT
- a CDS encoding RluA family pseudouridine synthase → MISEVIPPALSGERIDRVVAMLTGCTRAESAAAIAAQTVRIDDKVITKPSARVRTDQIVIVSEDPHIAEQPPVADASVEVPVVYADESVIVIDKPAGMIVHPGAGHDELTMVNGLLARFAELEDVGERHRPGIVHRLDKGTSGLMVVARTPQAYDDLVEQLATHAVEREYEALVWGLVEPATGTIDAPVGRSRRNPLLMTVSADGRFARTHYEVIEQFNDPQPMTRLRLRLETGRTHQIRVHLRSIGHPVAGDDVYGGRRPLLGITRPFLHARRLLFTHPSTGDDVEFHSELAEDLGALLGTLSWLTDAPVEELPDPFEGYDADGQPLEG
- a CDS encoding signal peptidase II → MNSSDGNVVASTTTSATASAPSHRGLRTYLPMIAIALGVLVIDQITKAWANGDWIFSGLDRCNSLVERPALGFCLAFNEGMAFSIGWGSGALISIVVVSVIVTLAVFSRNVSLAQRLVMGAIVGGALGNLIDRGLRPAAPGTLDRGFMGGAVVDFIYSRYWATFNVADMAVVVGGFLLAVAVWRAPEEAPEPSTEPEPSTEP